One Streptomyces fagopyri DNA window includes the following coding sequences:
- a CDS encoding transposase, with protein MTVICADELGPAIPRTFPPAPTWSPDGHRIKAELDYSRGPKKTWVYGGLRPADGQALTMTASSRNSVFYQQFLQQVEDANPTGQIWIVTDNLSSHNSLSTRTWLEDHPRIHHAFIPVGACWRGLQEGWWRIFRKAALAGRSFADPDDITYATTLATNQLNSRAKPWIWGRPAPPTRRLRRRYVYRV; from the coding sequence GTGACGGTGATCTGCGCCGACGAACTGGGGCCGGCGATCCCGCGAACGTTCCCGCCCGCACCCACCTGGTCACCCGACGGGCACCGGATCAAAGCGGAGCTCGACTACAGCCGCGGACCGAAGAAGACCTGGGTCTACGGCGGCCTGCGGCCGGCCGACGGCCAGGCCCTCACCATGACCGCGTCCTCCCGCAACAGCGTCTTCTACCAGCAGTTCCTGCAACAGGTCGAGGACGCCAACCCGACCGGCCAGATCTGGATCGTCACCGACAACCTGTCCTCCCACAACAGCCTGTCCACCCGGACCTGGCTCGAGGACCACCCCCGCATCCACCACGCGTTCATCCCCGTCGGAGCCTGCTGGCGGGGCCTCCAAGAAGGCTGGTGGCGCATCTTCCGAAAGGCCGCCCTCGCCGGCCGATCCTTCGCCGACCCCGACGACATCACATACGCCACCACCCTCGCGACCAACCAACTCAACTCCCGCGCAAAGCCATGGATCTGGGGCAGACCGGCACCCCCGACCCGACGACTACGACGCCGATATGTGTACAGAGTTTGA
- a CDS encoding sensor histidine kinase — MAVVNRDPLTAPHRTRNDAFLAVGVAVLAVIFALLIDDGLPIGPPGWALLAGAHVPLVWRRSRPLLVLLAVAACVTPYHVLDYNHAVPIPATLLTLYTVAATGTVRRSLLTAVVVLGPTLIINSFTNPDGALELLRISGWVIAVLFFGVDARFYRQYVASIVERAERAEQTREEEARRRVVEERLRIARDLHDLLAHSITLIGVRTSVAAHVLTADPDRLDRKAVAQALDDIAETCRTARGELRTTLEVLRANEVSVNVGGEREWVAEPGSGSSSGSGLGSPDGRGPLPGLDGLGALAEAARVAGAKVELSVHADGVPPSVGAAAYRIVQEALTNAVRHGGRDDLTVQVGLRAAEGTLRVTVADDGAGQGTGHGVSSAVRNGVGHEQGAVGGTPGFGLVGMRERARSVGGTLDAGPGPTVGFQVTAELPLPREEPS; from the coding sequence ATGGCGGTCGTCAACCGGGACCCGCTCACCGCGCCGCACCGCACCCGCAACGACGCGTTCCTCGCCGTGGGTGTCGCCGTGCTGGCCGTCATCTTCGCGTTGCTCATCGACGACGGACTCCCGATCGGTCCGCCCGGCTGGGCCCTGCTGGCCGGCGCCCATGTGCCGCTCGTGTGGCGGCGCAGCCGTCCGCTGCTCGTGTTGCTCGCGGTGGCGGCCTGCGTCACCCCGTACCACGTCCTCGACTACAACCACGCCGTACCGATCCCCGCGACGCTCCTGACGCTCTATACGGTCGCGGCGACCGGCACGGTACGCCGCTCGCTGCTCACCGCTGTCGTCGTTCTCGGCCCGACGCTGATAATCAACAGCTTCACCAACCCTGACGGGGCACTGGAGCTCCTGCGGATCTCCGGCTGGGTCATCGCGGTCCTGTTCTTCGGCGTCGACGCCCGTTTCTACCGCCAGTACGTCGCCTCCATCGTCGAGCGGGCCGAGCGGGCCGAACAGACCCGCGAGGAGGAGGCGCGGCGCCGGGTCGTCGAGGAGCGGCTGCGGATTGCCCGCGACCTGCACGACCTGCTCGCGCACAGCATCACCCTGATCGGTGTGCGGACGTCCGTGGCGGCCCACGTCCTCACCGCGGATCCGGACCGGCTCGACCGCAAGGCGGTCGCCCAGGCGCTTGACGACATCGCGGAGACTTGCCGGACCGCCCGGGGCGAGTTGCGTACGACGCTGGAGGTGCTGCGGGCGAACGAGGTGAGCGTGAATGTCGGAGGGGAACGGGAGTGGGTGGCCGAACCCGGCTCCGGATCGAGTTCCGGTTCCGGGCTCGGCTCTCCCGACGGGCGCGGGCCGCTGCCCGGGCTCGACGGGCTGGGCGCGCTCGCGGAGGCGGCCAGGGTGGCCGGGGCCAAGGTCGAACTGTCCGTCCACGCCGACGGCGTACCGCCCTCGGTGGGCGCCGCCGCCTACCGGATCGTGCAGGAGGCGCTCACCAACGCCGTGCGCCACGGGGGCCGCGACGACCTGACCGTCCAGGTGGGACTGCGGGCGGCGGAGGGGACCCTGCGGGTGACCGTCGCCGACGATGGGGCGGGGCAGGGGACGGGCCACGGGGTGAGTAGCGCGGTGCGAAACGGGGTGGGGCACGAACAGGGAGCCGTCGGCGGCACGCCGGGGTTCGGGCTCGTCGGGATGCGTGAGCGGGCCCGTAGCGTGGGCGGCACACTGGACGCCGGACCGGGTCCCACCGTGGGCTTCCAAGTGACCGCCGAGCTGCCGCTGCCCCGGGAGGAACCCTCGTGA
- a CDS encoding helix-turn-helix domain-containing protein yields MRARMIELSWSGLRVPAIAVELGCSQKTVRCRLHRFNSASLQGLEDLGGQGRKRRITEQERSRVISLVKTAPPGRLRWEPVGELWAFDESGPAEWTLDSLAAAAQAEGIEVGRSQVRRILLAEGVRWRRTRSWMRSKDPDFVPKGQGSSASTPARPTT; encoded by the coding sequence ATGCGAGCCCGGATGATCGAGTTGAGTTGGTCGGGGCTGCGGGTTCCGGCGATCGCTGTGGAGCTGGGCTGCAGCCAGAAGACAGTTCGCTGCCGGCTGCACCGCTTCAACAGCGCCAGCTTGCAGGGGCTGGAGGATCTGGGTGGGCAGGGCCGCAAGCGGCGGATCACCGAGCAGGAACGGTCCCGGGTCATCTCGCTGGTCAAGACCGCCCCGCCGGGGCGGCTGCGATGGGAGCCCGTCGGGGAACTGTGGGCCTTCGACGAGTCGGGACCCGCTGAGTGGACGCTGGACTCTCTGGCCGCGGCAGCACAGGCCGAAGGGATTGAGGTGGGCCGCTCGCAGGTGCGGCGCATCCTGCTCGCCGAGGGGGTGCGGTGGCGTCGCACCCGGTCGTGGATGCGGTCGAAGGACCCGGACTTCGTCCCAAAAGGACAAGGATCATCGGCCTCTACACCCGCCCGCCCGACGACGTGA
- a CDS encoding MMPL family transporter produces MTVGKTTTKGVGRRRAVPWALLGLWVAVLALVGPFAAKLTDVQHDRATDYLPSSADSTQVARIQDALPGGQSTEMVIVYHRGGGLSADDRRVAAGQVKEIAAAHELVGGAPRGIPSNDGTTLMYPVVSNEPGRDEKLRDALVEDVRGIARGQDGLSVEVGGTAALGTDAGKVYDSLGGPLLYTTVAVVALLLILIYRSPVLWLVPLVVAGIADLMSMGVAYGLNQAFGTTVTGQSSAVMTILVFGAGTDYALLLVSRYREELRRIERPYEAMVAALRGCGPAVLASSGTVAAGLLCLLAADLNSSRGMGPLGTVGVLCALIAMLTLLPAVLVLLGRRVFWPLVPAYGSEPKQRRSVFAAMGDSAGRRPLTVLATGAVLLGALALGTFNLPGPVKQEDSFVTKPEAVTAMETLARAYPERGTQPIDVITPADRVDRTLAAIRATRGVESAEKSRTGDGWAEISVIAKDTPQSAGETATIKSLRSELKGSYVGGDSAEQIDLEDTNSRDTKIVVPLVLVSVLLILFVLLRSLVAPLILVAAVVAVWGAALGIAGLVLGPVLGIKGTDPGLGLLSFVFLVALGVDYGIFLMHRMREESLAGAEPAAAALTALRSTGAVIASAGLVLAATFAVLMNMGLVQLVELGFVIAVGVLLDTFLVRTYLVTSASVALRRKMWWPGGLSREPAPGAGPSEPTEPPRQPEQIGAP; encoded by the coding sequence ATGACGGTCGGGAAGACAACCACGAAGGGCGTGGGACGCAGGCGGGCCGTGCCCTGGGCGCTGCTCGGGCTATGGGTGGCCGTGCTCGCGCTGGTCGGCCCGTTCGCGGCGAAGCTCACCGACGTGCAGCACGACCGGGCCACCGACTACCTGCCCTCCAGCGCCGACTCGACCCAAGTGGCCCGGATACAGGACGCGCTGCCCGGGGGCCAGAGCACCGAGATGGTGATCGTGTATCACCGGGGCGGCGGACTGAGCGCAGACGACCGGCGGGTGGCGGCCGGGCAGGTCAAGGAGATCGCCGCAGCGCATGAGCTGGTCGGCGGGGCGCCCAGGGGGATTCCGTCCAACGACGGTACGACCCTCATGTACCCCGTCGTCAGCAACGAGCCCGGGCGCGATGAGAAGCTGCGGGACGCGCTCGTCGAGGACGTCCGGGGCATCGCCCGCGGCCAGGACGGGCTGAGCGTCGAGGTGGGCGGCACCGCAGCGCTCGGCACCGACGCCGGGAAGGTCTACGACTCACTCGGCGGGCCGCTGCTCTACACCACCGTCGCCGTCGTCGCCCTCCTGCTGATCCTGATCTACCGCAGTCCGGTGCTGTGGCTCGTGCCGCTCGTAGTCGCCGGCATCGCCGACCTCATGTCGATGGGCGTCGCCTACGGGCTCAACCAGGCCTTCGGTACCACCGTCACGGGCCAGAGCTCCGCCGTGATGACGATCCTCGTGTTCGGCGCGGGCACCGACTACGCACTGCTCCTCGTCTCCCGCTACCGGGAGGAACTGCGGCGCATCGAGCGCCCGTACGAGGCCATGGTCGCCGCCCTGCGCGGCTGCGGGCCCGCCGTGCTTGCCTCCTCCGGCACCGTCGCCGCCGGCCTGCTGTGTCTGCTCGCCGCCGATCTCAACAGCAGCCGCGGCATGGGCCCGCTCGGCACGGTCGGTGTGCTGTGCGCGTTGATCGCGATGCTGACACTGCTCCCCGCCGTCCTCGTACTGCTCGGACGGCGGGTCTTCTGGCCGCTCGTACCGGCCTACGGCAGCGAACCCAAACAGCGGCGGAGCGTCTTCGCCGCGATGGGCGACTCCGCCGGACGCAGGCCGCTGACCGTGCTCGCGACCGGAGCCGTCCTGCTCGGCGCACTCGCCCTAGGCACGTTCAACCTGCCGGGACCGGTCAAGCAGGAGGACTCCTTCGTCACCAAGCCGGAGGCCGTCACCGCCATGGAGACCCTCGCCCGGGCTTACCCCGAGCGCGGCACCCAGCCCATCGACGTGATCACCCCGGCGGATCGCGTCGACCGGACCCTCGCGGCGATCCGGGCCACCCGGGGAGTCGAGAGCGCCGAGAAGAGCCGTACCGGAGACGGCTGGGCCGAGATCTCCGTCATCGCGAAGGACACACCCCAGTCGGCGGGAGAGACCGCCACCATCAAGTCCCTGCGCAGCGAACTGAAGGGCTCGTACGTCGGCGGGGACAGCGCCGAGCAGATCGACCTGGAGGACACCAACAGCCGGGACACGAAGATCGTCGTACCCCTGGTCCTCGTCTCGGTGCTGCTCATCCTGTTCGTCCTGCTGCGCAGTCTCGTCGCGCCGCTCATCCTGGTGGCCGCCGTGGTCGCGGTCTGGGGCGCGGCCCTAGGGATCGCCGGGCTGGTCCTCGGGCCGGTCCTCGGTATCAAGGGAACCGATCCGGGGCTCGGCCTGCTGTCCTTCGTGTTCCTCGTCGCCCTTGGCGTCGACTACGGCATCTTCCTCATGCACCGGATGCGGGAGGAGTCCCTGGCCGGCGCGGAACCGGCCGCCGCCGCGCTCACCGCCCTGCGGAGCACAGGCGCCGTCATCGCATCGGCCGGCCTGGTCCTCGCTGCGACCTTCGCCGTACTGATGAACATGGGGCTTGTGCAACTCGTCGAACTCGGCTTCGTGATCGCCGTCGGCGTACTCCTCGACACCTTCCTCGTACGGACGTACCTGGTGACCAGTGCCAGCGTCGCCCTGCGCCGGAAGATGTGGTGGCCGGGCGGCCTCTCCCGCGAACCTGCGCCCGGCGCCGGGCCGTCCGAACCGACCGAGCCGCCGCGGCAGCCGGAACAGATCGGCGCGCCCTGA
- a CDS encoding response regulator yields the protein MPIRVLLADDQTLVRASFAMLVASAGDMEVVAEAGTGRQAVDLARSARADLVVMDIRMPDLDGIEATRLIAADEDLAGVKVLVLTTYDTDEHIVDALRAGASGFLVKDIRPAELLDAIRTVAAGDSLLSPGPTSRLIARFLRAPDTLVSAVGGPDGLSERERQVLTLVARGFNNTEIAEALGLSPLTAKTHVSRIMGKLGARDRAQLVIVAYESGLVIPGAF from the coding sequence ATGCCGATCCGCGTACTGCTCGCCGACGACCAGACCCTCGTACGGGCCTCGTTCGCGATGCTTGTCGCGTCCGCCGGGGACATGGAGGTCGTCGCCGAGGCGGGCACCGGGCGGCAGGCCGTGGACCTCGCCCGTTCCGCGAGGGCCGACCTCGTCGTGATGGACATCCGCATGCCCGACCTGGACGGCATCGAGGCGACCCGGCTCATCGCCGCCGACGAGGACTTGGCGGGCGTGAAGGTACTCGTCCTGACGACATACGACACCGACGAGCACATCGTCGATGCGCTGCGGGCCGGGGCATCCGGCTTCCTGGTGAAAGACATCCGGCCGGCTGAACTCCTCGACGCCATCCGGACCGTGGCCGCCGGGGACTCCCTGCTCTCGCCAGGACCCACCTCGCGGCTCATCGCCCGTTTCCTGCGCGCACCCGACACGTTGGTGTCAGCGGTGGGCGGTCCGGACGGGCTGTCCGAGCGGGAGCGGCAGGTCCTCACCCTGGTCGCGCGCGGGTTCAACAACACCGAGATCGCCGAAGCCCTGGGGCTCAGCCCGCTCACCGCGAAGACCCATGTCAGCCGGATCATGGGCAAGTTGGGGGCACGTGACCGGGCGCAGCTGGTGATAGTGGCGTACGAGTCGGGGCTCGTGATACCCGGGGCGTTCTGA
- a CDS encoding alpha-glucosidase encodes MRGTNAIGGNAMDPWWKSAVVYQIYPRSFADSNGDGIGDLRGIIKHLDYLAGLGVDVIWLSPIYPSPQDDNGYDISDYQNIDPLFGDLDDFDELLAGIHRRGMKLIMDLVVNHSSDEHSWFLGSRSDRAHPKRDWYWWRPAREGMAPGTPGAEPTNWTAAFGGSAWEFDEETGEYYLHLFSRKQPDLNWENAEVRHAIYAMMRWWLDRGVDGFRMDVINLISKDTTLPEGRVSSTTVFPDNSAGYVNGPRVHEFLQEMHERVFAGRDALLTVGEMPGVTIEEAIRFTDPRRREVDMVFQFDHVWTDRGDDPWQLLPFRLTNLKAILGRWQAGLAEGGWNSLYWNNHDQPRAVSRYGDDSPDYRVASAKMLGTVLHLHRGTPYVYQGEELGMTNYPFTTIADFRDIESLGQYAEAIEKEGRTPEEVLTVLRARSRDNARTPMQWNSSAQAGFTTGEPWLPANPNHVRINAAAQQDDPDSVYHYYRRLIELRHTEPAVVHGDFTMLLPHDERIYAFSRRLGTTELLIIGNFTDRTVRADIGDAAAWSSAELLLTNLPTLPADLTMAPWQAAIYRRTLTR; translated from the coding sequence ATGCGCGGCACCAATGCTATTGGAGGAAACGCGATGGACCCCTGGTGGAAAAGTGCTGTCGTTTACCAGATTTACCCCCGTAGCTTCGCGGATTCCAACGGAGATGGCATAGGTGATCTTCGCGGAATCATCAAGCACCTGGACTACCTGGCCGGACTCGGCGTTGATGTCATCTGGCTGTCTCCCATATACCCCTCTCCGCAGGACGACAACGGCTACGACATTAGCGACTACCAGAACATCGATCCGCTCTTCGGTGACCTCGACGACTTCGACGAACTGCTCGCCGGCATTCATCGACGCGGCATGAAACTGATCATGGATCTGGTGGTGAACCACAGTTCCGACGAGCACTCATGGTTCCTCGGCAGCCGCAGTGACAGAGCCCACCCGAAGCGAGACTGGTACTGGTGGCGACCGGCCCGCGAAGGCATGGCACCCGGCACACCGGGTGCCGAACCCACCAACTGGACGGCCGCGTTTGGCGGATCGGCGTGGGAGTTCGACGAGGAGACCGGCGAGTACTACCTGCACCTGTTCTCCCGCAAGCAACCGGACCTGAACTGGGAGAACGCGGAGGTCCGTCATGCGATCTACGCGATGATGCGGTGGTGGCTGGACCGCGGCGTGGACGGTTTCAGGATGGACGTGATCAACCTGATTTCCAAGGACACAACACTGCCGGAGGGCCGGGTGTCGAGCACTACCGTCTTTCCGGACAACTCAGCGGGTTACGTCAATGGTCCGCGCGTCCACGAGTTCCTACAGGAGATGCATGAGCGGGTCTTCGCCGGCCGCGACGCGCTACTGACTGTCGGCGAGATGCCGGGCGTGACCATTGAGGAGGCCATTCGCTTCACCGACCCGCGACGACGGGAGGTCGACATGGTTTTCCAGTTCGATCATGTCTGGACCGACCGGGGGGACGACCCGTGGCAGCTCCTCCCGTTCCGGCTTACCAACCTCAAGGCGATACTCGGACGCTGGCAGGCAGGTCTCGCGGAAGGCGGCTGGAACAGCCTCTACTGGAACAATCACGACCAACCCCGAGCAGTCTCACGTTACGGCGATGACAGCCCTGACTATCGGGTCGCCTCGGCCAAGATGCTCGGGACTGTTCTCCATCTGCACCGCGGCACACCGTATGTGTACCAGGGCGAAGAGCTCGGTATGACCAACTACCCCTTCACGACCATTGCTGATTTTCGTGACATCGAGTCTCTCGGGCAATACGCCGAAGCGATCGAAAAGGAAGGCCGCACGCCCGAAGAGGTACTGACCGTGCTTCGCGCCCGGAGTCGTGACAACGCGCGAACGCCGATGCAGTGGAACTCCTCGGCGCAGGCAGGCTTCACTACTGGGGAACCATGGCTGCCCGCAAACCCCAATCACGTCCGCATCAATGCTGCTGCCCAGCAGGACGACCCGGATTCGGTCTACCACTACTACCGTCGACTTATCGAGCTCCGGCACACCGAACCGGCCGTAGTACATGGAGACTTCACGATGCTGCTCCCGCACGACGAGCGGATTTATGCCTTCAGCCGCCGCCTCGGTACCACCGAACTCCTGATCATCGGCAACTTCACGGACCGGACCGTCCGAGCAGACATTGGCGACGCTGCCGCCTGGTCGTCGGCCGAACTGCTGTTGACCAACCTCCCGACGCTACCGGCCGACCTCACCATGGCGCCCTGGCAGGCGGCGATCTATCGCCGCACCCTGACCCGCTGA
- a CDS encoding SMI1/KNR4 family protein: MDRTALAAAEQRLGRDLPAQLAALLLETDGVVGAYAKDVVWSLDRIVEQNLLFWAPDTFPGLYMPFDPLLFFGDNGGGDQFAFVLTPERPDIFVWDHETDSRLWAARELEDYLQRSLADGGDWWW, encoded by the coding sequence GTGGACAGGACCGCTCTCGCTGCGGCGGAGCAGCGGCTCGGCCGAGACCTGCCGGCCCAGTTGGCAGCTCTGCTACTGGAGACCGACGGGGTAGTCGGCGCCTACGCGAAGGACGTCGTCTGGTCTTTGGATCGGATCGTGGAACAGAACCTGCTGTTCTGGGCTCCTGATACGTTCCCGGGGCTGTACATGCCCTTTGATCCGCTGTTGTTCTTCGGCGACAACGGCGGCGGTGACCAGTTCGCCTTCGTGCTGACGCCCGAGCGTCCGGACATCTTCGTCTGGGACCACGAGACCGACAGTCGGCTGTGGGCTGCACGGGAGTTGGAAGACTACTTGCAGCGCTCGCTCGCAGATGGTGGCGACTGGTGGTGGTAG
- a CDS encoding carbohydrate ABC transporter permease has protein sequence MATTAALPARTTGTSVRPRQRRKVRWNTVGTAVTTVIILLWCLAPFYWMLVLSFRDSAYTFSTDLWFSHVTFDNFRYAFNTNYNPFAQSLLNSLVIGTVVTALSMVIGVFAAYALARLTFRGKGIVLAAILGASMFPGVAILTPLFQLFSSWHWLGTYQALALPQISFSLPLAVYTLTSFFAAMPWNLEEAARVDGATPGQAFRLVILPLAAPALFTTSILVFLASWNEYLLSSVLSNGATAVAPSTVAIANFTAGPHIVPYTQTMAAGLVVTIPLIVVVLLLQHRIVSGLTAGGIKG, from the coding sequence GGCCGTGACCACGGTGATCATCCTTCTGTGGTGTCTGGCGCCGTTCTACTGGATGCTCGTGCTCTCCTTCCGGGACAGCGCGTACACCTTCTCAACCGACCTGTGGTTCAGCCACGTCACGTTCGACAACTTCAGATACGCGTTCAACACGAACTACAACCCCTTCGCGCAGTCGCTGCTGAACAGCCTCGTCATCGGCACGGTGGTCACCGCCCTGTCCATGGTGATCGGCGTGTTCGCGGCGTACGCGCTGGCCCGCCTGACCTTCCGCGGGAAGGGCATCGTGCTGGCGGCGATCCTCGGAGCCTCGATGTTCCCCGGCGTCGCCATCCTGACCCCGCTCTTCCAGCTCTTCAGCAGCTGGCACTGGCTGGGCACCTACCAGGCGCTGGCCCTGCCGCAGATCTCCTTCTCGCTGCCGCTCGCCGTCTACACGCTGACCAGCTTCTTCGCCGCCATGCCATGGAACCTCGAAGAAGCAGCCCGGGTCGACGGCGCCACCCCAGGGCAGGCGTTCCGACTGGTCATCCTGCCGCTGGCCGCCCCGGCCCTGTTCACCACGTCCATCCTGGTCTTCCTCGCATCCTGGAACGAGTACCTGCTTTCCAGTGTGCTGTCCAACGGCGCCACAGCGGTAGCGCCTTCGACGGTCGCCATCGCGAACTTCACTGCGGGACCCCACATCGTCCCCTACACCCAGACGATGGCCGCCGGCCTCGTCGTGACGATCCCGCTGATCGTCGTCGTGCTGCTGCTGCAACACCGCATCGTGAGCGGCCTGACCGCAGGCGGCATCAAAGGCTGA
- a CDS encoding glycoside hydrolase family 76 protein, with product MKNHTYALRATGFVIAFALPITGLLANTTKASAASTFSQSDLVRTMNSFLSNYYINGGDFKTTLTDAGAIHFWEASFDRETLTDASRLTGQWKDKISETYYRYENTHSANRFGNSKTWIGNDTDWNDDYSWATQFALDAYEVTGDQHMLDQAKWHLDFFYKDYYDSVDGGGFWRERNAKDQKDVPSNGFGIAAAELARYYPNVTVHNNPMNTDKTYLQIAQDTYNWLKTSFLRSDGSLQNSFSGRDWDNNLYTYNAGVFLEMGANLYDLTKNTTYITDGRKVVDFAKAHFTTGSKQIIVNEDAVGENGLYRPDPVNSYEIVFKGIFLRGLSKFITMGKQSQYVDWLGNNAQSSYDHRNNDLPSAAFDQTLTNGRSTGVASGLAAMTYTLAAQKLSGKIEAETGQKYGTGRNESASSASNGQLVGSIDKAGAGVEFRNLSSASSLTFRTASANNGAKLSLYVNGSYIRKVDFPYTGNWNSTFADTTVPVSVPDGATIKLQYDSGDVAANIDYVTLSGSSSATRIYGDADYAGNTVSLAKGSYTVAQMEAAGIPNDTMSSLKVPDGWTVEVYQNGFFDGTKWTYTADNPNVGPANDQMSSIRIS from the coding sequence ATGAAGAACCACACCTACGCGTTGAGAGCAACAGGGTTCGTGATCGCGTTCGCCCTGCCCATCACCGGCCTGTTGGCCAACACCACGAAAGCGAGCGCGGCCTCCACCTTCAGCCAATCCGATCTCGTCAGGACGATGAACTCCTTCCTCAGCAACTACTACATCAACGGAGGTGACTTCAAAACCACCCTCACCGACGCCGGAGCCATCCACTTCTGGGAGGCATCCTTCGACCGCGAGACCCTGACCGACGCCTCACGACTCACCGGACAGTGGAAGGACAAGATCAGCGAGACCTACTACCGGTACGAAAACACCCACTCGGCCAACCGCTTCGGGAACTCGAAGACATGGATCGGAAACGACACGGACTGGAACGACGACTACTCCTGGGCCACACAGTTCGCCCTCGACGCGTACGAAGTCACAGGTGACCAGCACATGCTCGATCAGGCGAAGTGGCACCTGGACTTCTTCTACAAGGACTACTACGACAGCGTCGACGGCGGCGGCTTCTGGCGGGAGCGGAATGCCAAAGACCAGAAGGACGTCCCCTCGAACGGCTTCGGGATCGCTGCGGCCGAACTGGCCCGCTACTACCCGAACGTCACGGTGCACAACAACCCGATGAACACCGACAAGACATATCTGCAGATCGCCCAGGACACCTACAACTGGCTGAAGACCAGCTTCCTTCGGTCGGACGGCAGTCTCCAGAACTCCTTCTCCGGACGCGACTGGGACAACAACCTCTACACCTACAATGCCGGCGTCTTCCTGGAAATGGGTGCCAACCTCTACGACCTGACGAAGAACACCACCTACATCACCGATGGCAGGAAGGTCGTCGACTTCGCAAAGGCTCACTTCACGACCGGAAGCAAGCAGATCATCGTCAACGAGGACGCTGTCGGTGAGAACGGGCTCTACCGGCCCGACCCGGTGAACAGCTACGAGATAGTCTTCAAAGGCATCTTTCTCCGAGGACTGTCCAAATTCATCACGATGGGTAAGCAGAGCCAGTACGTGGACTGGCTCGGCAACAACGCGCAGTCATCCTACGATCACCGGAACAACGACCTCCCCTCGGCTGCTTTCGACCAGACCCTGACGAACGGACGGTCGACAGGGGTGGCCTCCGGCCTCGCGGCGATGACGTACACCCTCGCCGCCCAGAAGCTCTCCGGAAAGATCGAAGCAGAGACCGGCCAGAAATACGGGACCGGAAGGAACGAATCGGCTTCGTCGGCATCTAACGGTCAACTGGTCGGAAGCATCGACAAAGCTGGAGCAGGCGTCGAATTCCGCAACCTTTCATCGGCGAGTTCGCTCACCTTCAGAACCGCCAGCGCCAACAATGGGGCCAAGCTCAGCCTCTACGTCAACGGCAGCTACATTCGCAAGGTCGACTTCCCGTACACGGGGAACTGGAATTCCACGTTCGCTGACACCACCGTTCCGGTCTCCGTCCCCGACGGAGCGACGATCAAGCTCCAGTACGACTCCGGTGACGTCGCGGCGAACATCGACTACGTGACCCTCTCGGGATCGTCGAGTGCGACGAGAATCTACGGGGACGCCGACTACGCCGGGAACACGGTCTCCCTGGCGAAGGGTAGTTACACGGTGGCTCAGATGGAGGCCGCGGGTATCCCGAACGACACCATGAGTTCACTCAAGGTACCCGATGGCTGGACGGTCGAGGTCTACCAGAACGGATTCTTCGACGGCACCAAGTGGACATACACGGCGGACAATCCGAACGTAGGACCAGCGAACGACCAAATGTCCTCCATCCGGATCTCCTGA
- a CDS encoding DUF6193 family natural product biosynthesis protein translates to MTDIVEAAWRKILATAGEHTRPEGLPLLGPFTKMVQVAYAEPQLRQLCPWAGMWELHFSRCTGFRPTWDIPYIGTLTDGRYYVEGPHRNSPRIAETDSAQAAVAMVIERLPPGCGPAFAGTAEELAAYERKADPSRSKSR, encoded by the coding sequence GTGACCGACATCGTTGAAGCTGCCTGGCGCAAAATCCTGGCAACCGCCGGGGAGCACACCCGGCCGGAGGGTTTGCCGCTCCTGGGGCCGTTCACCAAGATGGTGCAGGTGGCCTACGCCGAGCCGCAGCTTCGTCAGCTCTGCCCGTGGGCGGGTATGTGGGAGCTGCACTTCAGCAGGTGCACGGGGTTCCGTCCCACCTGGGACATCCCCTACATCGGCACTCTGACGGACGGCCGGTACTACGTCGAGGGACCGCATCGCAACAGCCCGCGGATCGCCGAAACGGACAGCGCGCAGGCCGCCGTAGCCATGGTCATCGAGCGACTACCACCAGGCTGCGGTCCGGCCTTTGCGGGAACCGCCGAGGAGCTGGCGGCTTACGAGAGGAAGGCGGACCCGAGTAGGAGCAAGAGTCGATGA